The Chamaesiphon minutus PCC 6605 DNA window ATCCACCATCTCGAAAGCGTAAAACTTGGCGGCACGGACTCAATCGACAACCTTGTGCATCTGCACGTCGCGTGCCACAAATATCTTCATGCAGGTGGAGTCCTATGATGCAAGAGGCTTGAGCGGCTTGATGTGAAAGTATCACGAGCCGTTCTGAGGGGAGGGAGACAGGGCGACCTGCTCTCTCTTACCCGACAGCGATCGTTTGAACTGTCTTCATCTTCAGTGCCACGTAGTGAAGGGTTTTTTGACCATTCAATTATATCACGATCGAGATTTAATCCAAATCTTGTCTGAGAGATATCTGAGTCACGATAATGTGACTTATCATTAGTCTGTAGTGTTATAATGCTGTGTAACTGATGGGATGTGGGGTAACTGGAGTTTAGACTAAAAAATAATCGCAGCTAAAATAACCGCCTTGTAAAAAGACAAGCCGATGCCAAAAAATTGTTAGAGTAGTGAAATTAGGCGGCTACTTTTTTAGACTTTTTAGGTCGAGAACACCGTTTTTTAACAGTCGGATAACGAGGTGGTTTAGTACGTGTGTTTCCTTTAGCCCAGCCAGGAGATTTACCCCTGGGTTTAGGTACTTGAGTGGGAGTTCCAATCTCCACCAAAACGGAAAACATCGATTGAGCAACACGTCCAGGAGTTAAATTAAGAGTAGCAGATTGCCAAGGTAGTCTAGTTTCAACCACAACATCTCTAGCCAACCACAGTTGCCAACTCATTAACGGCATCAGATCGCTCCACCGCTCACATTGTTCGGGAGTTCTCAAGTTCGGCAATGTCCAATGCAATCGCTGCTTGGCAAACCGATACCAGTGGTCTACTCCAAAGCGACGTAAATATTTAAACCAAACCTGTTCTAGCGGCAGAGTTCTGGCACCGACCCAAGCTAACCACAATGGTGGAAAAGGCCGACCGTTAGACATGGGGTTGATTCTTTCAACCAGAATCAAATTTAGGGGATGCCCAGCGGCACGATAGAAATGTAAGTTTTTCCACTGACGAACTCTGACTTGTCCTAGTCGTGGATGATGGTCGATTTCAACTATTTCATTTGTTTCTAGCCAGGTGTC harbors:
- a CDS encoding HNH endonuclease, coding for MAENQHWKCPICGEHLLNGEKLHIHHLESVKLGGTDSIDNLVHLHVACHKYLHAGGVL